GAGTGCGTCTCCAGTCTGGGCGTCAGTCTTTTTCCGCGCGATGGCGACAGTATCCAGACCCTGCTGCAACAGGCCGATCTGGCGCTCTACCAGGCCAAACGCTCGAACCCAGGCGGCTATTGGTTCGCTGGCGATTCAGTCAAGCCATGACGCCCGGTCGACACAGTCATCAGCCAAAGCGCATCGAAACGCCACAATGTGTGCTGAAAAAGTGGATCGATAATGTTCGATCAGGTTTCAATACTCACGATTTACATAATTTGTAATTTTAATAGATCATAATTCCGTAAACTTTCCCCCGCTTCACGCTGGCGGTCTCTGCGTGCCCTTCCTCCAACGAGTACGGCTCAGACCTCCAGACATCCGAATTCCGAGTTGGTAAGCGCCGTCATCATCCTCGGCGTCGCGCTCCCCTGACTGTCTCTGCCGGATTTAGCTGTCTATGGCAACCATCCTAACCGCCGTGGGCTTCATGGCCACGCTCGGCCTGCTGCTCGCCCTGATGTTGGTCATCGCCAACAAACGGCTCTATGTATTCGAAGATCCCCGCATCGACCAGGTCGAGGATCTGCTGCCCAAAGCCAACTGCGGCGCCTGTGGCGAGGCCGGCTGTCGGCCCTTCGCCGAAAAGCTGGTCAAGGGCGAGATCGACCCGGCACGCTGTACCGTCAACGCCAAGTCGATGAACCAGATCATCGCCGACTTCCTGGGCGTCGAGCTGAGTGCGCGCGAGCGCTGGGTGGCGCGTCTGGCCTGCGACGGCGGCGGCAATGTCGCCTATCTGCGCGCCAACTACAGCGGACTGCCGTCCTGCCGCGCCGCCGCACTGGTTTCGGGCGGTGGGCGTGGCTGCACCTGGGGCTGTCTGGGGTTCGGAGACTGTGAGACGGTGTGCGACTTCGATGCTATTTATATGAACCGCCAGGGCATCCCGGTCGTCATCGAAGACAAATGCACCGCCTGCGGCGAGTGCGTCACCGTCTGCCCCAAGGATCTGTTCGAGCTGCATCCGGTCAGTCACCGGCTGTGGGTCGCCTGCAAGAACCTGGAGTTCGGCGATCAGGCCGAGCATCACTGCGAAGTCGCCTGCACCGCGTGCGGGCGCTGCGTCCAGGACTCACCCGAGGGTTTGATCCAGCTCCAGGACAACCTCGCGGTGATCGATTATTCCAACAATGCACTGGCCTCCAAGGTCGCGATCGAGCGCTGCCCGACCGGCGCCATCGTCTGGCTGGAGGCCGATGGAACCGTCGTCAAGGGACGTGACGCGCGCAAGGTGCTGCGCAAGGGGACAAAGGGCGCCTTGCCGGCCGTCTGAGGCTGCGCGAGGTGGCGATGGCCCGCCCGTAAACCGCCGTCAGAGCGGTCGCGGTCGGGCGACTCGACATCGAATCGGTTGTGAGCCGCCGACCTGCGTCCGACGGCTCCCCTTAGAGAATCAACACAGAGAAGGCCCATGTTCGGTAAGAAAGACGAAAAGCAGTTCAAGTACCCTGGCACCCGTATGGCGATGGACGGCAACAGTGCCGTCATCATGTGCGAGCGCGAGGCCTCGGATGCCGCCGGTGCCTATCCGATCACGCCTTCCACCCAGATGGGCGAGTACTGGGCCGAGGAAGTGGCCAATGGGCATCTGAATATCTCGGGCAATCCGCTGATCTTCGTCGAGCCGGAGTCCGAGCACGCGGCGGCGGCCGTGACCGCCGGCATGTCGATGACGGGACTGCGCGCCACCAATTTCTCGTCGGCGCAGGGCGTGGCCTTCATGCACGAATCGCTCTATACGGCGGTCGGCAAGCGCCTGCCCTATGTGCTCAACATCGGCTCGCGCGCCATCACCAAGGCCAGTCTCAACGTCCACTGCGCCCACGACGACTATCACTGTATCGACGACACCGGCTTCTTCCAGGTCTTCGGCAAGAACGCCCAGGAAGCGGCCGACCTGAACCTGATCGCGCGCAAGATCGCCGAGCTGACCCTGACGCCGGCCGCCGTCGGTCAGGACGGCTTCCTGACCACGCATCTGATCGAGCCGCTCAATGTGCCCGAACGCGCGCTGGTCGAGGAGTTCTGCGGCCGTCCCGACGACATCATCGAGTGCCCGACCCCGGCCCAGCGTCTGGTCTATGGCCCGACCCGTCGCCGCGTGCCCCTGGTCTGGGACGTCGACAACCCGGTCAGCTCGGGCACGGTGCAGAACCAGGACGCCTACATGCAGGCGGTCGCCGCACAGCGTCCCTATTTCTTCGATCACATCGGGCCAATCGCCGATCAGGTGATGGCTGAGTACTACGAGCTGACCGGGCGTCGCTATGCGCGCGCTTGCGGCTATCGCTGCGAGGACGCCGAGTACGTGATCGTCGGTCAGGGCAGCATGGTCGTCCAGGCCGAGGCGGTGGCCGACTATCTGCGCGAGACCCGCAAGCTCAAGATCGGCGTCATCAATCTGACCATGTTCCGTCCCTTCCCCGGCGAGCTGATCGGCCGGATGTTGCAGGGCAAGAAGGGCGTGGCGATCCTGGAGCGCACCGACCAGCCGCTGGCCGAGGATCTGCCGATCATGTGCGAAGTGCGCGCGGCCCTGGCCAAGTGCATGGAGAACGGTCTGGCCGGCAAGGGCGAGGAGATCCCCTATGCGCCCTATCCGACCTACAAGGCCGGCGACATGCCGCGCCTCTACTCGGGCTGCTATGGTCTGGGTTCGCGCGACCTCCAGCCGGAAGGACTGATCGCCGCCGTCGAGAACATGATTCCGGGCGGTGCCGGTCGCAAGTTCTTCTATCTCTCGATCGACTTCATGCGCGAAGCGGCCGATCCCAAGGACGAGATCCGCATCCAGCAGTTGAAGGACGCCTATCCGCGCATCGGCGAGCTGGCCCTGCGCGGCAGCGAGAACCCGAACCTGCTGCCCAAGGGCGCGGTGACGGTGCGCATGCACTCGGTCGGCGGCTGGGGCGCCGTGACCACCGGCAAGAACCTGGCGATGACCCTCTATGATCTGCTGGGTTACGACATCCGCGCCAATCCCAAGTACGGCTCGGAGAAGAAGGGGCAGCCGACCACCTACTTCCTGTCGGCCGCGCCCGAGCCGATTCGCCTGAACTGCGAATACACCTATGTCGACGTGGTCCTGAGCCCGGACCCGAACGTCTTCACCCACTCCAACCCGCTCGCGGGTCTGCATCGCGGCGGACGCTTCGTCATCCAGTCGAGTCTGGAGAACGCCGAGCAGGTGTGGGCCAGCTTCCCGCCGGCGGCGCGCAAGTTCATCGTCGACAACGAGATCCGCGTCTATTACATCGACGGCTTCAGGATCGCGCGTGAAGAGGCCTCCAACGCCGAGCTGCAATTCCGCATGCAGGGCAACGCCTTCCAGGGCGCCTTCTTCGCCGCCTCGCCGCTGATGGAGCGTTCGGGACTCAATGAAACCGGTCTGTTCAACGCCATCGAGGAGCAGTTGCGCTCCAAGTTCGGTGCCAAGGGCGAGCGCGTGGTGCAGGACAACCTGCGCATCGTGCGCCGTGGTTTCGACGAGATCGTCGAGATCACCGACAAGCCGCTGGTCGCCGGTCAGCTCCTGACCCGCAAGGCACCGAGCCTGCCGATCATGCTCAAGGCCCTGCCCGAGGGCGACGGCCGTATCTCCGACGTGCATCGCTTCTGGGATCAGACCGGCGCCTTCTATGCCAGCGGCCGCGGCAGCGACAACCTGACCGATCCGCACATGGCCCTGTCGCTGATGCCGGCCTCCACCGGCGTCTATCGCGACATGACCCAGATCCGCTTCGAGTATCCGAAGTTCCTGCCCGAGAACTGTACCGCCTGCGGCAACTGCTTCTCGATCTGTCCGGACAGCGCCATTCCGGGTCTGGTCAACAAGGTGTCCGATGTCTTCGCCACCGCGATCAATCGCGTCGAGCGCGGGATGCCGACCCAGTATCTGCGCCGCGAGACCCGCAACGTCGAGAAGCGTCTGCGCGAGCTGGTCGAGACCGCCGGTGAGACGGCCGACATGCGCACGCTCATGGATCAGGCTGTGCTCGAAACCCTGGCCGCCTTCAGCGGCGAGCCGGAGCAGAAGGCCGTCGCCGAGAAGGAATTCGGTCTGATGATGGAGGCGCTCGGCGACTATCAGTTCGCCATCACCAAGCCCTACTGGACCAATCGCGAGAAGAAGCAGAAGGGCAGCGGCGGTCTGTTCAGCATCACCGTCAACCCCTACACCTGTAAGGGCTGTATGGAGTGTATCGAGGTCTGTAACGACGGCGCCCTGGTCGCTGAGCCGCAGACCACCGAGAGCATCCAGCAGATGCAGAACCGCTGGGCCATGTGGCTGGACCTGCCGACCACCGATCCGGACTTCATCCGCATCGAGGATCTCGACGACAAGGTCGGCGCGCTCGAAACCCTGCTGCTCGACAAGACCAACTACCAGTCGATGGTCTCGGGCGACGGCTCCTGCATGGGCTGCGGCGAGAAGACCGCGATCCATCTGTTCACCGCCACGGTCACGGCGCTGATGCAGTCGCGCGTCAAGAAGCACCTGGCTGAGATCGACGACCTGATCAACCGTCTGGAAACCCACATCCGGCTCAAGCTGGCTTCGGGCATGGATCTGTCCAACTCGGCGGCCATTGCCAAGGCGCTCGACAGCCACAAGGACGCCGATCTGACCCTGTCCGGTCTCTCGGCCGAACTGGTGCACCAGGGCGCCCAGCCGGTCGATCCCGACTGGCTCAAGTGGGTCACTGGACTGCTGGCCAAGCTGCGTCATCTCAAGGCGCAGTACACCGACAAGCAGCCGCGCGCCAACATGGGCTTCGTCAACGCCACCGGCTGTACCTCGGTCTGGGGCGCGACCTTCCCTTACAACCCCTATCCCTTCCCCTGGTCGAACAACCTGTTCCAGGACTCGCCCTCGGTGGCCCTGGGTCTGTTCGAAGGTCACATGCGCAAGATGGGCGAGGGCTTCAAGGCCATCCGTCAGGCACGCATGGAGCTGGATGGGAAGTTCAAGCTGAACGATCCCGCGTGTGAGCTGAGCTATTTCGGCTGGAAGGACTTCAGCGACGAAGAGTGGCTGCTGTGTCCGCCGGTGGTCGCGGTCGGCGGCGACGGCGCCATGTATGACATCGGCTTCCAGAACCTGTCGCGTGCGCTCATGTCCGGCACCCCGGTCAAGATCCTGGTGGTCGACACGCAGAGCTATTCCAACACCGGCGGTCAGTCCTGTACCTCGGGCTTCGTCGGTCAGGTCGCCGACATGGCGCCCTACGGCAAGCAGTGGAAGGGCAAGACCGAGATCCGCAAGGAGATGGGCCTGATCGGCATGGCGCATCGCTCGGCCTTTGTGCTCTCCAGCTCGGCCTCGCACCTGACGCACCTGCTGGAAGGCTACATCGATGGTCTGAACGCGCGCCGTCCGGCCCTGTTCAACATCTACACCTCGTGCCAGCCCGAGCACGGTATCGGCGACGACATGTCCAACAAGCATGGTCGCATGGCCGTGGAGTCGCGCGCCTATCCGCTGTTCCGCTTCGACCCGGACGCCGGCACCAGCCTGGAAGAGTGCTGCTCGATCGAGGGCAACCCGGACATCGACCGCGACTGGATCAGCTGGACGCTCAAGTACACCGACGAGAAGGGCAACCCGGCCGAGATGGAAGTGCCCTTCACCTTCGTCGACTTCGCCATGATCGAGGGCCGCTTCCGCAAGCACTTCCGCAAAGCGCCGCCCGAGACCTGGAACGACACCATGATCCCGGTGCACGAGTTCCTGGATCTGGCCGAGGACGAGCGCGAGGGGCTGCATCCCTACGTCTGGGGCGTGGACGGCAAGAACCGTCTGATGCGCGTCCTGGTCGCTCAGGAGCTGATCCACAGCTGCGAGGAGCGGCGCGCCTACTGGACCCAGTTGCGCGGACTCTGCGGCGAGCTCAACAAGGTCGATGTCGAGTCGGTACGCCAGCAGGCCAAGGCCGAGATCGCCCAGAAGCTCACCAGCAGCCTGCTGGCACTGGCGGTCGGCGAGGGCGGACTGTCCGGTCTGGCCGGCGCGGCGCCCTCCAACGGCGCGGGTCACGGCGGAAATGGCGCGGCGCATCCGGGCGCCAACGGCTCGGGCAACGGCAGCGCCGAAGGCTGGGAGCCGGTGTGGGTCGAGACCCCCGAGTGCACCGCCTGCGACGAGTGCGTCACCATCAACCCCAAGATCTTCAAGTACAACGGTGACAAGAAGATCGAGATCGTCGATCCCAAGGGCGGACCCTACAAGGACATCGTCAAGGCGGCCGAGAAGTGCGCCGCCGGCTGCATCCATCCGGGAATGCCCTGGAACCCGGCCGAGGCGGGCGTCGACAAGCTCGTCAAGCGCGCCGAGAAGTACCAGTAGGAGACAGTGAGGAGCGAACCGCATCGGTTGCGACCGATGCGGTTCGCGACGCTCACCCCATCCTACGCGGGGCCGGCGAGACTCCGTGTTCTCTTCGCGTCCTGTGCGTCTTTGCGGTTCCAATTTGAGTGGATCTTGGTATGAAGCATCAAGCAGCGGCACTGGGTTCCAACTGCGCGCCCGACGCCGGGCATTCCAACCTGATGAAGCGAATCGGCCTGGGTTTCACGCGGCTCATCCATGGCCACAAGACCTTCGATCACGGCATCTATCCGATCGAGCACAAGGAACTCACGGCCGGCAAGCCGATTCGGCGCCTGCCGTTCGCCGACGAGCTGGTCATCCCCTTGCAGCAGCACAAGGGCCGCGCCTCGGTGCCGATCGTCAAGGTCGGCCAGGAGGTCGTGCGCGGCGAGCCGATCGCGGTGGCCGATCATTTCGTCTCCGTGCCCATGCACGCACCGGCGACCGGCGTGATCCGCGCCATCGGGCTGGCGCCGACCGCCGAGGGTCCGAAGACCCAGGCGATCTTCCTCAAGGTCTACCATGCCGCCAGCCAGCAGGTGCTCTACGGCAGCGCGTGCGAACCCGAGCAGATGAACGTCAAGGACATCATCCAGGCGGTTCAGGATGCGGGGCTGGTCGGACTCGGCGGCGGGGCGTTTCCGAGCCACGTCAAGATGCAGCCGCCCGCCGGTCGGGTGATCCATACGGTGCTGGTCAACGGCTGCGAGTGTGAGCCGTATCTCACCTGCGACCATCGCATCATGCTGGAGCAGACCGAGAATCTGATCCGGGGCATTCGGATCGCCCTGCGGGCCACGCGCGCCGAACGCGCCATCATCGGCGTCGAGGACAACAAGCTCGATGCCGTGAGCCATCTGCGCGCGCGCCTCCCCAAGCATCTGCCGATCACGGTCGAGGCGGTCCGGACCAAGTATCCGCAGGGCGCCGAGAAGATGCTCATCACCGCGCTGCTCGATGCCGAAGTTCCGGCCGGCGGTTTGCCCGCCGATGTCGGCGTGGCGGTGTTCAACGTCGGCACCCTGGCGCAGATGGGTGAACTGGTGCCCAGGGGACAGGGACTCATCGAGCGCGTGGTCACGGTCAGCGGACCGGCGGTCAAGAATCCGGGCAACTTCCTGGTGCCGATCGGCACCCCAGTGCGCTTCCTGCTCGATCAGGTCGGCTTCAAGGGGCCGCTGGGGCAGGTGATCCTGGGTGGCCCCATGATGGGTATGGCTGTGGCCTCGCTCGATGTGCCCGTCACCAAGTCGGTCTCGGGCGTGGTGGCGCTGGAGCCGGAAGATCCGGCGCTGGCGCGGCGTCAGGTCTATCCCTGCATCAAGTGCGGCGAGTGTCTGCGTGCCTGTCCGGTCTCGCTCAATCCCTCGATGCTCGGTGAGCTGGCGGTGGCGCGCGAATACGGCGTCATGGCCGAGCAGTTCAATCTCGACCAGTGCTTCGAGTGCGGCTGCTGTGCTTTCGTCTGTCCGTCCAACATCCCGCTGACCCAATATTTCCGCATCGCCAAGTCGATCAATCGCGATGCCCGGCGGCGGGACGAGGCCAAGCAAACCCAGCACTGAGCGGCCTGAGCATCCCCCTCTCCCCAACCCCGCTCCCGCGAGGGAGGAGGGGGCGTGCCGGCACCGAGAAATCACTGAATCACTGAAGACTGATGACGAACCATGTCTAGAGGCATCGAAATCCGCACCTCCCCGCATCTCAAGCGGGTGGTGACGGTCGACAAGATCATGCGCACCGTGGTGCTGGCGCTACTGCCGATCGCGGCCTTCGCGGTCTGGCAGTTCGGGCTGAGCGCGCTGCTGCTGCTCCTGACCACCACGGGCGTGGCCATCCTGACCGAAGCGTTCTTCGCCCGCGCCAGCGGTCGAGGCAACACGGTCTCAGACTGGTCGGTGGTCATCACCGGTCTGCTGCTGGGACTGACCCTGCCGCCCGGCTTTCCGTTGTGGATGGCGGCGGTGGCGGCGTTCGTCGGTGTGGCGCTCGGCAAGGCGCTGTTCGGCGGGCTGGGCTACAACGTCATGAATCCGGCCCTGGTCGGACGCGCCTTCGTGCAGGCGGCCTTTCCGGTGGCCATCACCACCTGGACGCCGGCCTTCGCGCCCGGTCGCTTCACCGAAGTCATTCCCTCGACCCTGACGCTGCCCTTCATGCAGCCGATCCCGGTCGGCGACTGGATCGCGAGTCTGAACCTGGACGGCTGGAGCGGAGCTACGCCCCTGGCGATCCAGAAGTTCCAGCACATCGAAACGCCGATCATGGATACCTTCAGCGGGATGATCGCCGGTTCGGCGGGCGAGACCTCGGCGATCCTGATCCTGATCTGCGGTCTGTGGCTGGCCTGGCAGCGGATGCTCGACTGGCGTATCCCGGTCAGCGTCATGGCCGGCGCGGTCCTGGTGGCGCTGCCGTTCTGGCTGCTCGATCCGAGTCTCTATCCGAGTCCCTGGTTCGTGCTCTGCTCGGGCGGGCTGATGCTGGGCGCCTGGTTCATGGCCAGCGACATGGTGGCCTCGCCGGTGACGGCGACCGGCGTGGTGATCTACGGACTCTTCATCGGTGCGCTGACGGTCGTCATCCGGCTGTTCGGCGGTCTGGTCGAGGGCATCATGTACGCCATCCTGCTCGCCAATGCGCTCGGGCCGCTGATTTCGAGCTGGACCCAGCCGCGCGTTTACGGCTCCAAATAGAGTAGGGTAGAGATGACGACCGAAGTACAGATTCAACCTCAAGCGGCGAGCACGCCGGCCTGGGCCATGCTGCGCACCCTGGGCGGCATCGCGCTGCTCTCCGGGCTGCTGGTGGCCCTGGTCTACCAGTTCACCCTGCCGATCATCGCCGAGAATCAGCGTGTCCTGACCGAGAAGGCCGTGTTCCGCGTGCTGCCGGGCGCGGTCGGCAAGCGCGATTTCGTCATCACGCCCGAGGGCGGACTGGCGCCCGCCGAGGCGGGTGCGAGCGGCGATCTCATCTACGGCGCCTATGATGCCGGCGGCCGGTTGCTGGGTCTGGCCATCACCGGCTCGGGTCCGGGCTATGCCGGTCCGGTCAAAGTGATGTTCGCCTATGACCCGAGCTGCGACTGCATCACCGGCAGCAAGGTGCTCCAGTCCAACGAGACGCCCGGTTTCGGCGACAAGCTCGACTTCGACCCCGACTTCCTCAAGAACTTCGAGGCACTCGACGCGCGTCTGGATGCCGCCGGCACGGCGCTCGCCAATGCCATCGTCACCGTCAAGCACGGCACCAAATCCGAGCCTTGGCAGATCGACGCCATCACGGGCGCGACCATCTCATCCAAGGCGATGGGCCGCGCGGCCAACAGCGCCGCGCAACGCGCCGTACCGGCCATCGAGCGTGATCTGGCCGTGCTCACGTCGCCACCCTCGCCCTGAACAACCGAGAGAGCCACTGCGAGACTCCGAGTCATGCCTGAATTGCTCAATCCACAAGAAAAACTCACCCCGGACACCTTCCTGCGCGGTCTGTGGGAGGAGAACCCGGTGTTCGTGATGCTGCTCGGCATGTGTCCGGTGCTGGCGGTCACGAGCACGACCCTGAATGCCATTGCGATGGGACTGGCGACCACCTTCGTGCTGGTCTGCTCCAGCCTGCTGATCTCGCTGCTGCGCAACTGGATACCCAAGCAGGTGCGCATCGCCAGCTACATCGTCATCATCGCCACCTTCGTCACTATCGTCGACTATGCCATCCAGGCCATCAGTCTGGAGCTGTACGCGGCGCTCGGCGCCTTCATCCAGCTCATCGTCGTCAACTGTGTGATCCTGGGCCGCGCCGAGGCCTATGCCTCCAAGCAGCGGCTGCACACCACCCTAGTCAACAGTCTAGGCATGGGTGTGGGCTTCACCTTGGCGCTGCTGGCGCTCGGCACGGTGCGCGAGGTGCTGGGCAATGGCACCCTGCTCGGTATTCCACTCTTCGGGCCGGATTTCCAGCCCTGGCTGGTGATGATCCTGCCGCCGGGCGGTTTCTTCGTGCTCGGCGTCTGGCTGTTGCTGTTCAACTGGCTGCGTCAGAGCAAGGTCCGCCGCGCCGCGCAATTCTCGGGAGCACCCGCCGATGCACGCTGAACCCTTGTCGCTGATCTTTCTCAACGCCGCCATCGTCAACAACTTCGTGCTGGCGCTGTTTCTCGGCATCTGTCCCTTCCTCGGCGTCTCGGGCAAGAAGGAGACGGCCTGGAACATGGGTCTGGCCACGATGTTCGTGATGCTGGTCAGCTCGGCCGCCGCCTATGGCATCAACTGGCTGCTGACCCAGCTCGGGCTGGAGTTCCTGCGTCTGATCTGCTACATCGCCGTGATCGCCTCGGCGGTGCAACTGGTCGAGATGTTCGTCAAGAAGACCAGTCCGGCGCTGTTTCGCTCGCTCGGTATCTTCCTGCCGCTCATCACCACGAACTGCGCCATCCTGGGTCTGGCGCTGTTCCAGACCTCCAAGGAATACGACTTCGTGCAGAGTCTGGTCTATGCGCTGGGCGCGGGTGTGGGCTTCACCCTGGCGCTGATGCTGATGGCCGGTCTGCGCGAAAAGCTGGCGCTGGCCAGGGTGCCGAGCGTCAGTCAGGGCGCGGCCCTGAGCCTGATGCTGGCGGGGCTGCTGTCGCTGGCGTTCATGGGTTTCGCCGGACTGGGAGGCGGGCATGGTTGAGATACTGCTCGCGCCGCTGGTCGTCTTTCTGGCGCTTGCCGGCTGGGTCGGGGTGCAGCAGCTCTATGCACGCTTTCAGGCCCGCTATCCGCAACTTGGCCCTTTCCGCGACTCGGGCGGGGGCTGCTCTTGCACCAAGGGGCACTGCTCCTCTAAAAACGCTTGCTGATTCGCACCGATCCGCTCGGTTCGCGTTTCTCTCGATCACATCAATGCATCCTCTCGCGTCCAGCCAGCGGTCGCCAGAGTGAAGGAGTGACTGGATGAGTCAACAAGACATCAGATACATCGGCCCGACCGCACCGGCGGTCATCAAGGCCAGCCAGCGCATCACGCCCGAGACCACGGATGAGGTGCGCCACATCACGCTCGAGGTGCTCGACCCGGCCTTCCAGTTCGTCGAGGGCCAGAGCATCGGCGTGCTGGTGCCCGGACCGCACGAATTCGGCAATGCGATGCACGTGCGCCGTTACTCGATCGCCAATGCGCGCAACGTCCCGATTGGCGGCGGGGTGCATCTGGACGTTCTGGTGCGTCGCTGTTTCTACCTCGACGAAGTCAGCGGCGAGCGCTATCCGGGCGTGGCCTCGAACTATCTGTGCGATGCCAAGCCGGGCGACCAGATCACCATCAGCGGCCCCTATCTCAGCCCCTTCCGTATGCCGCTCGACAATCGCGCCAATCTGCTGATGATCGGTACCGGCACCGGCATTGCGCCCTTCCGCGCCTTCGCTCAGCTCATCTACGAGCGTCGCGGCGACTGGAAAGGGCAGGTGCGGCTCTACTACGGCGGTCACAGCGGTCTGGACCTGATGTACGCCAACGACGAGACCAGCGACCTGACGCACTACTACGACGAGAAGACCTTCCAGGCCTTCCGCGCGCTGGGCACGAAGCCGCTGATGAGTTCCTCGCAGGCGCTGGAGCAGGGTTTGACCGAGCACGCCGCCGAGGCCTGGCGTCTGATGCGCGAGCCGAACACCCATGTGTTCCTGTCCGGTCTGAGCAAGGTCACGCAGGCGTTCGATCGGGTCATGGCCAAGCAGGCCGGCTCCGAGGCGGAGTGGAAGCGGCTCAAGCAGCGTCTGATCGACGATGGACGCTGGTCGGAGCTGATCTACGACTGATCGCAAACCACAGGGATGCGCCCACCGCCAAAGGCTCGTATGCCCCAGCCGATATGGATGGGGTGTGCGCCTTTGGCGTCGCTGTGATCCCGGCGGCTCAGGCGCCCAGAAACGCCCGCGCCGTCCCGGCGTCGCGCTGGATCTGCCCCCGAAGCGCCTCGAACGACTCGAAACGCTGCTCGTCGCGCAGACGCAGCACCAGTTCGACTTCCAGATGCCGGCCGTAGATCGACTGGTCGAAGTCGAACAGATGCACCTCCAGCCGCGCGCCGGTCCCGTCGACCGTCGGGCGCGTGCCGATGTTGGCCACGCCCGGCCAGGGTTCCGAACCCAGCCCCTTCACCCGCACCGCATAGACTCCGCGTACCGGGCTGACACGCCTGTGCAGCGCGATATTGGCCGTCGGGAAACCGATGGCGCGACCGCGCTTGTCGCCATGCACCACGCGCCCTTCCAGGCAATAAGGTCGGCCGAGCAAATGCCGCGCCTGTTCCAGATCGCCGCGCGCCAGCGCCTCGCGCACCCGTGTGCTGCTGATGCGCTCGGCGCCATGGGTGATGGTGTGCAGATCCTCGACCGCGAATCCGGCCCCGTTCGCCTCGGCTACGCGCCCCATGTCCCGCAGCAGCGCGAAATCGCCCGTGCGTCCGCGTCCGAACCGGAAGTCGTCGCCGACCAGCAGGAAGCGCACGCCCAGCCCCTCGATCAGCAGCCGCTGAACGAACTCCGGCGCCGGCATCGCCGCCAACCTTGGCCCGAACTCCAGCAGCATCACCCGTTCGATGTCGCTCGCGCGCAGTGCCCCGAGCTTCTCGCGCAACCGGGTCAACCGCGCCGGCGCCGACTCGGGTGCGAACACCTCCATCGGCTGAGGCTCGAAGGTGATCACGGTCGCCGGCAAGCCCAGCTCACACCCGCGCGCCAGCAACCGCTGGAAGACCGCGCGATGCCCCAGATGCACCCCGTCGAAGTTGCCGATCGTGGCGACACAGCCGCGATCGGCGGGGCGCAGATTGTGCAGGCCCCGGATCAGTCTCATTCTTCGGTCTGCGAAGCGAGTGGACGCCCGAAGACCTCCCGGTAGGTGTCGGCATAGGGTTCAAGCGTCTGATAGACATGCTCGGGCACCAC
The sequence above is drawn from the Allochromatium vinosum DSM 180 genome and encodes:
- a CDS encoding RnfABCDGE type electron transport complex subunit D — its product is MSRGIEIRTSPHLKRVVTVDKIMRTVVLALLPIAAFAVWQFGLSALLLLLTTTGVAILTEAFFARASGRGNTVSDWSVVITGLLLGLTLPPGFPLWMAAVAAFVGVALGKALFGGLGYNVMNPALVGRAFVQAAFPVAITTWTPAFAPGRFTEVIPSTLTLPFMQPIPVGDWIASLNLDGWSGATPLAIQKFQHIETPIMDTFSGMIAGSAGETSAILILICGLWLAWQRMLDWRIPVSVMAGAVLVALPFWLLDPSLYPSPWFVLCSGGLMLGAWFMASDMVASPVTATGVVIYGLFIGALTVVIRLFGGLVEGIMYAILLANALGPLISSWTQPRVYGSK
- a CDS encoding FMN-binding protein, which encodes MTTEVQIQPQAASTPAWAMLRTLGGIALLSGLLVALVYQFTLPIIAENQRVLTEKAVFRVLPGAVGKRDFVITPEGGLAPAEAGASGDLIYGAYDAGGRLLGLAITGSGPGYAGPVKVMFAYDPSCDCITGSKVLQSNETPGFGDKLDFDPDFLKNFEALDARLDAAGTALANAIVTVKHGTKSEPWQIDAITGATISSKAMGRAANSAAQRAVPAIERDLAVLTSPPSP
- the rsxE gene encoding electron transport complex subunit RsxE; the encoded protein is MPELLNPQEKLTPDTFLRGLWEENPVFVMLLGMCPVLAVTSTTLNAIAMGLATTFVLVCSSLLISLLRNWIPKQVRIASYIVIIATFVTIVDYAIQAISLELYAALGAFIQLIVVNCVILGRAEAYASKQRLHTTLVNSLGMGVGFTLALLALGTVREVLGNGTLLGIPLFGPDFQPWLVMILPPGGFFVLGVWLLLFNWLRQSKVRRAAQFSGAPADAR
- a CDS encoding electron transport complex protein RnfA is translated as MHAEPLSLIFLNAAIVNNFVLALFLGICPFLGVSGKKETAWNMGLATMFVMLVSSAAAYGINWLLTQLGLEFLRLICYIAVIASAVQLVEMFVKKTSPALFRSLGIFLPLITTNCAILGLALFQTSKEYDFVQSLVYALGAGVGFTLALMLMAGLREKLALARVPSVSQGAALSLMLAGLLSLAFMGFAGLGGGHG
- a CDS encoding ferredoxin reductase domain-containing protein, whose translation is MSQQDIRYIGPTAPAVIKASQRITPETTDEVRHITLEVLDPAFQFVEGQSIGVLVPGPHEFGNAMHVRRYSIANARNVPIGGGVHLDVLVRRCFYLDEVSGERYPGVASNYLCDAKPGDQITISGPYLSPFRMPLDNRANLLMIGTGTGIAPFRAFAQLIYERRGDWKGQVRLYYGGHSGLDLMYANDETSDLTHYYDEKTFQAFRALGTKPLMSSSQALEQGLTEHAAEAWRLMREPNTHVFLSGLSKVTQAFDRVMAKQAGSEAEWKRLKQRLIDDGRWSELIYD
- the ribF gene encoding bifunctional riboflavin kinase/FAD synthetase; this translates as MRLIRGLHNLRPADRGCVATIGNFDGVHLGHRAVFQRLLARGCELGLPATVITFEPQPMEVFAPESAPARLTRLREKLGALRASDIERVMLLEFGPRLAAMPAPEFVQRLLIEGLGVRFLLVGDDFRFGRGRTGDFALLRDMGRVAEANGAGFAVEDLHTITHGAERISSTRVREALARGDLEQARHLLGRPYCLEGRVVHGDKRGRAIGFPTANIALHRRVSPVRGVYAVRVKGLGSEPWPGVANIGTRPTVDGTGARLEVHLFDFDQSIYGRHLEVELVLRLRDEQRFESFEALRGQIQRDAGTARAFLGA